In one window of Duganella dendranthematis DNA:
- a CDS encoding glycosyltransferase family 2 protein — protein sequence MAQVTVLIPAHNAAATLAQTLDSLTQQHFRDFAVLVANDASTDHPAAIAHSYADRLQIDVLPLEQNVGVAGAERRTGTYRQSPTASRATWPSPASVWHYRARRMPLNCQRAPAGKKLR from the coding sequence ATGGCACAAGTCACAGTACTGATCCCCGCCCACAACGCTGCGGCAACATTGGCGCAAACGCTCGATAGCCTGACGCAGCAGCATTTCCGCGATTTTGCGGTGCTGGTGGCAAACGACGCTTCTACCGACCATCCCGCCGCCATCGCGCACAGCTATGCCGACCGCTTGCAGATCGACGTGCTGCCCCTGGAGCAGAATGTTGGCGTGGCGGGCGCTGAACGCCGGACTGGCACGTATAGACAGTCCCCAACAGCATCGCGCGCCACCTGGCCTAGCCCCGCCTCCGTCTGGCACTATCGCGCCAGGCGGATGCCGCTGAACTGCCAGCGCGCGCCGGCCGGGAAGAAGTTGCGGTAG
- a CDS encoding glycosyltransferase family 2 protein: MTATQTVSVVVMAYNHANYLGKALAGIEAQQLNRPIEIVIHDDASTDGSEAIYRQFAATSRHTVKIIRQPQNIYSRQISMWPYIMAECTGELLAICEGDDFWTSPDKLALQCTALELLPHVDLCFHRATRVRWNDDQVTGNYADHGDQPRLIAPGEVIEGDGGFMPTAALLVRRSVIDTMPAWFFQQPPVIDYFIQVWGSMRGGALYLPLLGAAYREGDPTAWNQRVKVDMATVNKFELDFIEYLFYLRGSLPADFAASVDKIIRNHYLTLCNICFAHRRMEDVDKVARLIERFS, encoded by the coding sequence ATGACAGCAACGCAAACCGTCTCGGTGGTGGTCATGGCGTACAACCACGCGAATTATCTCGGCAAGGCCCTGGCCGGCATCGAGGCCCAACAGCTGAACCGGCCGATCGAGATCGTGATCCACGACGATGCCTCGACCGATGGTTCTGAAGCCATCTACCGGCAATTTGCCGCCACCTCGCGCCATACGGTCAAGATCATCCGCCAGCCGCAAAACATCTATAGCCGCCAGATTTCCATGTGGCCGTACATCATGGCCGAATGCACCGGCGAGCTGCTGGCGATCTGCGAAGGCGACGATTTCTGGACCTCGCCAGACAAGCTGGCCTTGCAGTGCACCGCACTGGAGCTGCTGCCCCATGTCGACCTGTGCTTCCATCGCGCCACCCGGGTGCGCTGGAACGATGACCAGGTCACGGGCAATTATGCCGATCACGGCGATCAACCGCGGCTGATCGCGCCCGGCGAGGTGATCGAAGGCGACGGCGGCTTCATGCCGACCGCGGCGCTGCTGGTGCGGCGCAGCGTGATCGACACCATGCCTGCGTGGTTTTTCCAGCAGCCGCCGGTCATCGATTATTTTATCCAGGTGTGGGGCTCGATGCGCGGCGGCGCCCTGTATCTGCCCCTGCTGGGCGCCGCCTACCGTGAAGGCGACCCGACCGCCTGGAACCAGCGGGTCAAGGTCGATATGGCCACGGTCAACAAATTCGAGCTCGATTTCATCGAGTATCTGTTCTACCTGCGCGGCTCGCTGCCTGCGGATTTTGCGGCCAGCGTCGACAAGATCATCCGGAACCACTACCTCACGCTCTGCAATATCTGCTTTGCCCACCGGCGCATGGAAGATGTCGACAAGGTCGCCAGGCTGATCGAACGCTTCAGCTGA
- a CDS encoding class I SAM-dependent methyltransferase, translated as MQQFLPYHQGYAALSPLQKAVQLVGSDLDNFGCPHCGSTDRERHLFIYLSQPGLLQRIAGGKVLHFAPERYLRLLVQQQQPQEHILADMYPNSAEIQKIDMLDIGFPDNHFDLVIANHVLEHVHDYQQAVRELTRVLKPGGRAILQTPYSSILPSTIVEESTSSVVTREMLFGQSDHVRLYGTDIFTIIASAGLKYIGGNHQTLGIEVDAGQLGINPAEPFFLYEK; from the coding sequence GTGCAACAATTTTTGCCCTACCACCAGGGTTATGCTGCGTTGAGTCCGCTGCAAAAGGCAGTCCAGCTGGTCGGCTCGGATCTCGATAATTTCGGCTGCCCCCACTGCGGCAGCACCGACCGCGAGCGTCACCTGTTCATCTACCTGAGCCAGCCAGGCCTGCTGCAGCGCATTGCCGGCGGCAAGGTGCTGCATTTCGCGCCAGAGCGCTATCTGCGCCTGCTGGTACAGCAGCAGCAGCCGCAAGAGCACATACTTGCCGACATGTATCCGAACTCGGCGGAGATTCAGAAAATCGACATGCTGGACATCGGCTTCCCCGACAACCATTTCGACCTGGTGATCGCCAACCATGTCCTGGAGCATGTGCACGACTATCAGCAAGCGGTCCGCGAATTGACCCGCGTACTGAAGCCAGGCGGCCGGGCCATCCTGCAAACGCCGTACTCGTCCATTCTGCCCAGCACCATCGTGGAGGAATCGACGTCGTCGGTGGTGACGCGCGAGATGCTGTTCGGCCAGTCCGACCATGTGCGCCTGTACGGCACCGATATTTTCACCATCATCGCGTCCGCCGGCCTGAAATACATCGGCGGCAACCACCAGACGCTGGGCATCGAGGTTGATGCCGGCCAGCTCGGCATCAATCCGGCAGAACCCTTCTTCCTCTACGAAAAATGA
- a CDS encoding dTDP-4-amino-4,6-dideoxyglucose formyltransferase: protein MDMRPNHPVQRLLVISENSELSLHLRAELEKHDFGQPLAVDFCYTVRNRAPQAMLDIGAASIDIKDPATVARVLRDYDLVFSLHCKQIFPRQLVEQVCCINFHPGLNPYNRGWFPQAFSLLNGLPIGATIHVMDAEVDHGGIIAQQAVQIAPADTSLEVYRKVIAAEKHLIAQHIASIIRGRFHTVPPPTDGNYNSIQDYRQLCELDLAAVGTLGQHLQLLRATTHGSFRNAYFTAENGKRYYVKIQIEEDDAVTS, encoded by the coding sequence ATGGACATGCGCCCGAACCACCCCGTGCAACGGCTGCTGGTGATCTCCGAAAACTCGGAGCTGTCGCTGCATTTGCGCGCAGAGCTCGAAAAACACGATTTCGGCCAGCCGCTGGCGGTCGATTTCTGCTACACCGTGCGCAATCGCGCGCCGCAAGCGATGCTGGATATCGGTGCAGCGAGCATCGACATTAAGGACCCCGCCACCGTGGCGCGCGTGCTGCGCGATTACGACCTGGTATTCAGCCTGCACTGCAAGCAGATCTTTCCGCGGCAACTGGTGGAGCAAGTCTGCTGCATCAATTTTCACCCCGGCCTGAACCCGTACAACCGCGGCTGGTTCCCGCAAGCGTTCTCGCTACTGAACGGGTTGCCGATCGGCGCCACCATCCACGTGATGGACGCCGAAGTCGACCACGGCGGCATCATCGCCCAGCAGGCGGTGCAGATCGCGCCGGCCGACACCTCGCTGGAGGTCTACCGCAAAGTCATTGCGGCTGAAAAGCACCTGATTGCGCAGCACATCGCCAGCATCATCCGCGGCCGCTTCCACACCGTGCCGCCGCCGACCGACGGCAATTACAATAGCATCCAGGACTACCGGCAGCTGTGCGAACTGGATCTGGCTGCGGTGGGCACCTTGGGGCAACACCTGCAATTGCTGCGCGCCACCACGCATGGCAGCTTCCGCAACGCCTATTTCACCGCCGAGAACGGCAAACGCTATTACGTCAAGATCCAGATCGAGGAAGACGACGCCGTCACCTCCTGA
- a CDS encoding methyl-accepting chemotaxis protein, translating into MNISNLKIGARLGVAFGAVLVLMAILIGIGLQRLSSIGTINDTIIDNDWVKAEAAATVSTTTRANSALTLELFTTDDATRVAAIKSEMDANKKTITVALETLNRLVARDDGKALLARIGDERKAYVASFTQVGKLLADGQRDAALNLLRSNMQPKLGRLQDSIRKLNDLQKSVVEENGAAVKHDIAMARQMMAWLGLVALALGLAFAWRVTRSITDPIGEALRVARAVAAGDLTHNISSTQRDEMGQLLEAMAQMSANLSNIVGRVRSGTGAINTASAEIASGNMDLSSRTEQQASSLEETAASMEEMTSTVKQNAANAQQANQLAKSATEVAQRGGAVVAQVVDTMNAINDSSRKIVDITSVIDGIAFQTNILALNAAVEAARAGEQGRGFAVVASEVRTLAQRSASAAKEIKQLIDDSVDKVAAGAQLVDLAGNTMSEVQDSVRRVTAIVEEMTLANHEQSSGIEQINIAISQMDQVTQQNAALVEQAAAAAAAMQDQASELNQVVSSFRL; encoded by the coding sequence ATGAATATCTCGAATCTGAAAATCGGCGCGCGCCTCGGCGTGGCCTTTGGCGCGGTCCTGGTATTGATGGCGATACTGATCGGGATCGGTCTGCAAAGGCTGAGCAGCATCGGTACCATCAACGACACCATCATCGACAATGACTGGGTCAAGGCCGAAGCAGCGGCCACCGTCAGCACCACCACCCGCGCCAACTCCGCCCTGACTCTGGAACTCTTCACCACCGACGACGCCACGCGTGTGGCCGCCATCAAGAGCGAGATGGACGCCAACAAGAAGACCATCACCGTCGCGCTGGAAACGCTCAACCGCCTGGTTGCGCGCGACGACGGCAAGGCGCTGCTGGCGCGCATCGGCGATGAACGCAAGGCGTACGTGGCCTCGTTCACGCAAGTGGGCAAGCTGCTGGCGGACGGCCAGCGCGATGCTGCCCTCAACCTCCTGCGTAGCAACATGCAGCCCAAACTGGGCAGGCTGCAGGACAGCATCCGCAAGCTGAACGACTTGCAGAAATCCGTGGTGGAAGAAAACGGCGCCGCCGTCAAGCACGACATCGCGATGGCGCGCCAGATGATGGCGTGGCTTGGACTGGTGGCGCTGGCGCTCGGACTGGCGTTTGCGTGGCGCGTCACGCGCTCCATCACCGATCCAATCGGCGAGGCGCTGCGGGTGGCGCGTGCGGTTGCCGCCGGCGACCTGACGCACAACATCAGCAGCACCCAGCGCGATGAAATGGGTCAGCTGCTGGAAGCGATGGCGCAGATGAGCGCCAACCTGTCGAACATCGTCGGTCGCGTGCGCAGCGGCACCGGTGCGATCAACACCGCATCGGCGGAAATCGCCAGCGGCAATATGGACCTGTCGTCGCGCACCGAGCAGCAAGCCAGCTCGCTGGAAGAAACGGCGGCCTCGATGGAGGAAATGACCAGCACCGTCAAGCAGAACGCCGCCAATGCGCAGCAGGCCAATCAGCTGGCCAAGAGCGCCACCGAAGTCGCGCAGCGCGGCGGCGCGGTGGTGGCGCAGGTGGTCGACACCATGAACGCCATCAACGACTCGTCGCGCAAGATCGTCGATATCACCAGCGTGATCGACGGCATCGCCTTCCAGACCAATATCCTGGCCTTGAACGCGGCAGTGGAAGCGGCGCGGGCCGGCGAACAAGGTCGCGGCTTCGCCGTGGTGGCGTCGGAAGTGCGCACGCTGGCGCAGCGATCGGCCAGCGCCGCCAAGGAAATCAAACAGCTGATCGACGACTCGGTGGACAAGGTAGCCGCCGGCGCGCAGCTGGTCGACCTGGCCGGTAACACCATGAGCGAAGTGCAGGACAGCGTGCGCAGGGTGACCGCGATTGTCGAGGAAATGACGCTGGCGAACCACGAACAAAGCAGCGGCATCGAGCAGATCAACATCGCCATCAGCCAGATGGACCAGGTGACCCAGCAGAATGCCGCCCTGGTCGAACAGGCGGCCGCCGCGGCCGCCGCCATGCAAGACCAAGCTAGCGAACTGAACCAAGTGGTCAGCAGCTTCCGCCTGTAG
- the leuA gene encoding 2-isopropylmalate synthase: protein MMLQNPASKYRPFPAVQLSDRSWPNAVISKPPIWMSTDLRDGNQALIEPMSIEKKLRFFDLLIKIGIKEIEVGFPSASQTDFDFVRKLIDEHRIPDDVTIIVLTQSREELIRRTVDSCVGAKRAIVHLYNSVAPVFRKVVFGMSREEITNIATTGAKLVKELTKQHPQTDWGYEYTPESFSTTELDFSKHICDAVSAIFEPTPNKKLIINLPSTVECSTPNIYADQIEWMSRKLARRDSLIISVHPHNDRGTAVASAELAVMAGADRVEGCLFGNGERTGNVDLVTLALNLYTQGVNPGLDFSDIDEVRKVVEECNQLPVHPRHPYVGDLVFTAFSGSHQDAIKKGFAKQQEGAIWEIPYLPIDPQDLGRSYDAVIRVNSQSGKGGMAYLLEQDFGLVLPRRLQIEFSRAVQAVADQTGLEITAEGIYNIFSKEYFEQNAPYAYQSHKMVEDTSSDEPVQIDIAMLHRGAPLALQGGGNGPIDAFVDALGLDIKLMDYHEHSIGSGANAKAACYVELRLANGPTLFGAATDSNILTASFKAVLSAVNRQLVRSEEDQAKGAISA, encoded by the coding sequence ATGATGTTGCAGAACCCAGCGAGCAAATACCGTCCTTTCCCAGCCGTCCAATTGTCCGACCGCAGCTGGCCGAACGCCGTGATCAGCAAACCGCCGATCTGGATGAGCACCGACCTGCGCGACGGTAACCAGGCGCTGATCGAGCCGATGAGCATCGAGAAAAAACTGCGCTTCTTCGACCTGCTGATCAAGATCGGCATCAAGGAAATTGAAGTGGGCTTTCCTTCGGCTTCGCAGACCGACTTCGATTTCGTGCGTAAGCTGATTGACGAGCACCGCATCCCGGACGACGTCACCATCATCGTGCTGACCCAGTCGCGCGAAGAGCTGATCCGCCGCACCGTGGACTCCTGCGTCGGCGCCAAACGCGCCATCGTCCACCTGTATAACTCGGTGGCGCCAGTGTTCCGCAAGGTGGTGTTCGGCATGTCGCGCGAAGAGATCACCAACATCGCCACCACCGGCGCCAAGTTGGTTAAGGAGCTGACCAAGCAGCATCCGCAAACCGACTGGGGCTACGAGTACACGCCGGAGTCGTTCTCCACGACGGAACTGGACTTCTCCAAGCATATCTGCGACGCCGTCAGCGCCATCTTCGAGCCGACCCCGAACAAAAAACTGATCATCAACCTGCCGTCCACCGTGGAATGCAGCACGCCGAATATCTACGCCGACCAGATCGAATGGATGTCGCGCAAGCTGGCGCGCCGCGATTCGCTGATTATCTCGGTCCACCCGCACAACGACCGCGGCACCGCCGTCGCTTCGGCGGAACTGGCGGTAATGGCCGGCGCCGACCGCGTCGAGGGCTGCCTGTTTGGTAACGGCGAACGCACCGGCAACGTCGACCTGGTGACGCTGGCGCTCAACCTGTACACGCAGGGCGTCAATCCCGGCCTGGACTTCTCCGACATCGACGAAGTGCGCAAAGTGGTTGAAGAATGCAACCAATTGCCGGTGCACCCGCGTCACCCCTATGTGGGCGACCTGGTATTCACCGCCTTCTCCGGTTCGCACCAGGACGCGATCAAGAAGGGCTTCGCCAAACAACAGGAAGGCGCGATCTGGGAAATCCCTTACCTGCCGATCGACCCGCAAGACCTGGGCCGCAGCTACGACGCCGTGATCCGCGTCAACAGCCAGTCCGGCAAAGGCGGCATGGCCTACTTGCTGGAACAGGACTTCGGCCTGGTGCTGCCGCGCCGCCTGCAGATTGAGTTCAGCCGCGCAGTGCAAGCCGTGGCCGACCAGACCGGCCTGGAAATCACCGCCGAAGGGATCTACAACATCTTCAGCAAAGAGTACTTCGAGCAGAACGCGCCGTACGCCTACCAGTCGCACAAAATGGTGGAAGACACCAGCAGCGACGAGCCGGTGCAGATCGATATCGCCATGCTGCACCGTGGCGCGCCACTGGCGCTGCAAGGCGGCGGCAATGGCCCGATCGACGCCTTCGTCGATGCGCTCGGCCTGGACATCAAACTGATGGACTACCACGAGCACTCGATCGGCTCCGGCGCCAACGCCAAGGCGGCGTGCTATGTCGAACTGCGCCTGGCCAATGGCCCGACCTTGTTTGGCGCGGCCACCGACAGCAACATCCTGACCGCCTCCTTCAAGGCGGTGCTGAGCGCCGTCAATCGCCAGCTGGTGCGTTCGGAAGAGGATCAGGCCAAAGGCGCCATCTCGGCCTAA
- a CDS encoding nuclear transport factor 2 family protein, which translates to MRWISAVVWMLFAGAAFAAPAKPVTTPEDVAAITAVTEQFQAALKAKDVKALSSLLLHSNILWTSPASDKQAAKMRAETDVNFDGVNAGGYSGFAQFVKNSKLPIEERFYNVKITQDADLAWVMFDYEFVGDGKVENYGIETWQMVKRGGQWKIFSVVWSTHFPD; encoded by the coding sequence ATGCGCTGGATTTCTGCTGTGGTGTGGATGTTGTTTGCCGGCGCCGCGTTTGCCGCGCCGGCAAAGCCGGTGACGACGCCGGAGGATGTGGCGGCGATTACTGCGGTGACCGAGCAGTTCCAGGCCGCGCTCAAGGCCAAGGATGTGAAGGCACTGTCGTCGCTGCTGCTGCATTCGAATATCCTGTGGACGTCACCCGCGTCCGACAAGCAGGCGGCGAAGATGCGCGCGGAGACCGATGTCAATTTCGACGGCGTGAACGCTGGCGGCTATAGCGGCTTTGCGCAGTTCGTGAAGAACTCCAAGCTGCCGATCGAAGAGCGCTTCTACAACGTCAAGATCACCCAGGACGCCGATCTGGCCTGGGTGATGTTCGATTACGAATTTGTCGGCGACGGCAAGGTGGAAAACTACGGCATCGAGACCTGGCAGATGGTCAAGCGCGGCGGCCAGTGGAAGATCTTCTCGGTGGTTTGGTCGACGCACTTCCCGGATTAA
- a CDS encoding DoxX family protein yields MRKGQIAGLAFVFIWFFVGGIMHFVATDTEARIVPPYIPWPVAAVLVSGVFELLGAAGILIGRTRRAAGVGLFLLTLAVTPAHIYMLQRPELFPVPLWALWLRLPIQAALLWLIAWSTWRLRPQ; encoded by the coding sequence ATGCGCAAGGGACAAATTGCCGGTCTGGCCTTCGTCTTCATCTGGTTTTTTGTCGGCGGCATCATGCACTTCGTCGCCACCGACACGGAAGCGCGCATTGTGCCGCCGTACATTCCGTGGCCGGTGGCAGCGGTGCTGGTCAGCGGCGTGTTTGAGCTGCTGGGCGCCGCCGGCATCCTGATCGGCCGCACGCGCAGGGCGGCCGGCGTCGGCCTGTTCCTGCTCACATTGGCGGTAACGCCGGCGCATATCTACATGCTGCAGCGGCCCGAGTTGTTCCCGGTGCCGCTGTGGGCATTGTGGCTGCGGTTGCCGATCCAGGCCGCCTTGCTCTGGCTGATCGCCTGGAGCACCTGGCGGCTGCGTCCCCAATAA
- the selD gene encoding selenide, water dikinase SelD, whose amino-acid sequence MSNDAIKLTSFSHGGGCGCKIAPGVLSEILKNSNGFPVPKELLVGIETADDAAVYKLNEEQALIATTDFFMPIVDDPYDFGRIAATNAISDVYAMGGTPIMALALVGMPINKLPVETIGKIIKGGESICAEAGIPIAGGHTIDSVEPIYGLVVMGLIHPSKVKRNADAKAGDVLVLGKPLGVGVLSAALKKGKLDDEGYQAMIANTTKLNKPGKALSELAGVHAMTDVTGFGLLGHLLELARGAKLEAHLDMTAIPLLPGVEQLAQDGYFTGASGRNWEAYGKDVQLAETITPAQHSLLTDPQTSGGLLVSCDAGSAEEVLALFRDQGFGEAAVIGRMTAGKAGVIVS is encoded by the coding sequence ATGAGCAACGACGCAATCAAACTGACTTCTTTCTCCCACGGCGGCGGCTGCGGCTGCAAAATCGCGCCCGGCGTGCTGTCCGAGATCCTGAAGAACTCCAATGGCTTCCCGGTGCCGAAGGAACTGCTGGTCGGGATCGAAACGGCCGACGATGCGGCAGTCTACAAGCTCAATGAGGAGCAGGCGCTGATCGCCACCACCGACTTCTTCATGCCGATCGTCGACGACCCGTACGACTTTGGCCGCATCGCCGCCACCAACGCCATCTCCGACGTGTATGCGATGGGCGGCACGCCGATCATGGCGCTGGCACTGGTGGGCATGCCGATCAACAAACTGCCGGTGGAGACCATCGGCAAGATCATCAAGGGCGGCGAATCGATCTGCGCGGAAGCCGGCATTCCCATCGCCGGCGGCCACACCATCGATTCGGTCGAGCCGATCTACGGCCTGGTGGTCATGGGCCTGATCCATCCGTCGAAAGTGAAGCGCAATGCCGACGCCAAGGCCGGCGACGTGCTGGTGCTGGGCAAACCGCTGGGCGTCGGCGTGCTGTCGGCCGCGCTCAAAAAAGGCAAGCTGGATGACGAAGGTTACCAAGCCATGATCGCCAACACCACCAAACTGAATAAACCCGGCAAGGCCTTGTCCGAACTGGCCGGCGTGCACGCGATGACCGACGTCACCGGCTTCGGCCTGCTGGGCCACCTGCTGGAACTGGCGCGCGGCGCCAAGCTGGAAGCGCATCTGGACATGACCGCCATCCCGCTGCTGCCTGGCGTCGAGCAACTGGCGCAGGACGGCTACTTCACCGGCGCCTCGGGCCGCAACTGGGAAGCCTATGGCAAGGACGTCCAGCTTGCCGAAACCATCACGCCGGCGCAGCACTCGCTGCTGACCGACCCGCAAACCTCGGGCGGCCTGCTGGTGTCGTGCGACGCCGGCAGCGCGGAGGAAGTGCTGGCCCTGTTCCGCGACCAGGGGTTCGGCGAGGCCGCCGTCATCGGCCGCATGACCGCAGGCAAAGCGGGCGTGATCGTCAGCTGA
- the senB gene encoding selenoneine biosynthesis selenosugar synthase SenB: MTKTHIWIVSPAAADANNGNWQSASRWARYLRARHRVTISGDWPVRTTAQQAGAAAPPDLLIALHARRTAASLDAWHRTHPGRPAILLLTGTDLYRDIHSDASAQRSLQQATALVVLQTDGVNALPPPLRAKTSVIYQSAATLRPMRSSARRHADICMIGHLRPEKDPLTFMRAAALVRAPSARLVHIGGALDAVLAQAAQATAATQPRYQWLGAMPHAATRQRLKRSRATALTSTMEGGANVIIESVCAGVPVLASDIGGNRGMLGEDYQGYFPCGDAAALAHLIDRVIEDERFHATLSAQCDARAPLFAPAVEQAALLELVDNLLHRT, from the coding sequence GTGACCAAAACGCATATCTGGATCGTCAGCCCGGCCGCCGCCGACGCCAACAACGGCAACTGGCAGAGCGCCAGCCGCTGGGCGCGATACCTGCGCGCGCGCCACCGCGTGACGATATCGGGCGATTGGCCCGTCCGCACCACTGCACAACAAGCCGGCGCCGCCGCGCCGCCCGACCTGCTGATCGCGCTGCACGCTCGACGCACGGCGGCGTCGCTCGACGCCTGGCACCGCACCCATCCCGGCCGGCCGGCGATCCTGCTGCTGACCGGCACCGACCTGTATCGCGATATCCACAGCGACGCCAGCGCCCAGCGCTCTTTGCAGCAGGCCACTGCGCTGGTGGTGTTGCAGACGGACGGCGTCAACGCCCTGCCGCCGCCGCTGCGCGCCAAGACCAGCGTGATCTACCAGTCCGCCGCCACGCTGCGGCCCATGCGTTCTTCCGCTCGCCGGCATGCCGACATTTGCATGATCGGTCACCTGCGGCCTGAAAAAGATCCGCTCACCTTCATGCGCGCCGCCGCGCTGGTGCGCGCACCGTCGGCGCGCCTGGTCCATATCGGCGGCGCGCTGGACGCTGTGCTGGCGCAGGCCGCACAGGCGACCGCCGCCACCCAGCCGCGCTACCAGTGGCTGGGCGCCATGCCGCATGCCGCCACCCGCCAGCGCCTCAAGCGCAGCCGCGCCACGGCGCTGACCTCCACCATGGAAGGCGGCGCCAACGTCATCATCGAATCGGTTTGCGCCGGCGTGCCGGTGCTGGCCAGCGACATCGGTGGCAACCGCGGCATGCTGGGCGAGGACTACCAGGGCTACTTCCCGTGCGGCGACGCCGCCGCGCTGGCGCACCTGATTGACCGCGTGATAGAGGACGAACGCTTCCACGCCACACTGAGCGCGCAATGCGACGCCCGCGCGCCGCTGTTCGCGCCGGCCGTGGAGCAAGCGGCTTTGCTGGAGTTAGTGGATAATCTGCTGCATAGGACTTAA
- the senA gene encoding selenoneine synthase SenA has protein sequence MTSTFRNATSQQLAEALQHARDYTLSLFDCFAVAGMDASARVPQLRIINPPLWELGHIAWFAEWFILREAASSHPADANGNCLLTKGDDWFDSARVPHRSRWTLDLPSTGGVKTYCHEVLDRVLDKLTREPNTDQALYPYRLALAHEDMHGEAFLYTLQTLGLPAPVRTAAEAQPMFAPSEIGFPGGTIELGSQEGDGFVFDNERQAHRFHVAPFRMDSTLVSNAQYADFVTDGGYDQRQFWSDAGAAWLMRQERSAPRYWQRDGAQWRTMRFGRLCTLSGAEPVRHISLFEAQAYCAWAGRRLPTEAEWEYAALSGHPAFRWGQLWEWTASPFEPYPDFQPDRYLEYSEPWFHTHQVLRGASFATPSRFGSAKFRNFYAPERDDLFAGFRTCAWPG, from the coding sequence ATGACCTCTACATTCAGGAATGCCACATCGCAGCAGTTGGCCGAAGCTCTCCAGCATGCCCGGGATTATACGCTGTCGCTGTTCGATTGTTTTGCCGTCGCCGGGATGGACGCGTCGGCGCGCGTGCCGCAACTGCGCATCATCAATCCACCGTTGTGGGAATTGGGCCATATCGCCTGGTTTGCCGAATGGTTCATCCTGCGCGAAGCGGCGTCCAGTCATCCGGCCGATGCCAACGGCAATTGCCTGCTGACCAAGGGCGACGACTGGTTCGACTCGGCGCGCGTGCCGCACCGCAGCCGCTGGACGCTGGACTTGCCCAGCACCGGCGGCGTCAAGACCTATTGTCACGAGGTGCTGGACCGGGTGCTGGACAAGCTGACGCGCGAACCGAACACCGACCAAGCGCTCTATCCTTATCGCCTGGCGCTGGCGCACGAGGACATGCACGGCGAAGCCTTCCTGTACACCTTGCAGACCCTGGGCCTGCCGGCGCCGGTGCGCACCGCAGCCGAAGCGCAACCGATGTTTGCGCCGTCCGAAATCGGCTTTCCCGGCGGGACCATCGAACTTGGGAGCCAGGAGGGCGATGGCTTCGTGTTCGATAACGAGCGCCAGGCGCACCGGTTCCATGTGGCGCCGTTTCGCATGGATAGCACACTGGTCAGCAACGCCCAGTATGCAGATTTCGTCACCGATGGCGGTTACGACCAGCGCCAGTTCTGGAGCGACGCCGGCGCCGCCTGGCTGATGCGGCAGGAGCGTTCGGCGCCGCGATACTGGCAGCGCGACGGCGCGCAATGGCGCACCATGCGCTTCGGCAGGCTGTGCACGCTGTCCGGCGCGGAACCGGTGCGGCACATCAGCCTGTTCGAGGCGCAGGCTTATTGCGCCTGGGCCGGTCGCCGCTTGCCGACCGAGGCGGAATGGGAGTATGCGGCCTTGTCGGGCCATCCCGCGTTTCGCTGGGGGCAGCTGTGGGAATGGACAGCGTCGCCGTTCGAGCCGTATCCGGACTTCCAGCCTGACCGGTACCTGGAATATTCCGAGCCTTGGTTCCACACGCATCAAGTGCTGCGCGGCGCGTCGTTCGCCACGCCGTCGCGTTTTGGTTCGGCCAAATTCCGGAATTTCTATGCCCCGGAACGCGACGATCTCTTTGCAGGTTTCCGCACCTGCGCCTGGCCGGGATAG